Within Geovibrio ferrireducens, the genomic segment TTCGGTTTTTTCATCAAAGTACATGGATCTCAAAAAAGTGCACATAACAGGCGGTGAGCCGCACCTTACGGATACTTATTTCCGTGCGGTTGACTCCCTTTATGCCCACCATAAGGATGTGGTGATCGATTCTCCGGTCACAGGCTGGTTCCCCGACCGCCATGAGGAGATAGCAGAATATGTTCTCCGCCATGTTCCCATATACCGGCTTGATATTTCCATGGACGGTGATGAGGAGACAAATGCGCGCATACGCCTCCATAAGGACGGCTTTGCCAAATCTGTTGAGACTCTGGAACGCCTCAGCAGGATAAAAGGCGTTGCTCTCAGGATTCAGTTTACGATCTATAAAGAGAACTATCATCTCATAGAGTGGGTGTACAACTTTGCGAAAAAGCTCGGTGTCGGACTTTACATAGGCTACGGGCGCTTTAACCCGGAGAGATACAGAAACTGCACGGACAACCTCACGAAGAAGGAGCTGAACCGCGAAAGCTTCATCTGGACTGATGAGGAACTGGCCGAAATCGACCGCCAGCTTGTGGCTATAGGCTACGACAAGGGGCGCTACGCCAG encodes:
- a CDS encoding radical SAM protein, with the translated sequence MNYRIEDISYTLTEYCPGPCRYCSIWRLEDKRDKELTRSELDSVFSSKYMDLKKVHITGGEPHLTDTYFRAVDSLYAHHKDVVIDSPVTGWFPDRHEEIAEYVLRHVPIYRLDISMDGDEETNARIRLHKDGFAKSVETLERLSRIKGVALRIQFTIYKENYHLIEWVYNFAKKLGVGLYIGYGRFNPERYRNCTDNLTKKELNRESFIWTDEELAEIDRQLVAIGYDKGRYASKYFLQKAFFEGRRVDFNCYMGSRNIDIDPYGNIYPCLLWMKKLHMGNLRETGSLDALLESEKAVEVLHLIRNKACHSDCLYTCANKMEVIKPHIPAVGMIKYSGKFGYIFSEKDVIPLRPWWYDEYVQKGII